In Choloepus didactylus isolate mChoDid1 chromosome 6, mChoDid1.pri, whole genome shotgun sequence, one DNA window encodes the following:
- the LOC119538656 gene encoding olfactory receptor 8D4-like: MGVRNCSTVPEFFLSGLTDQPALQLPLFCLFLGMYMVTVVGNLGMTSIIGLTDQLHTPMYFFLSCLSFIDVCYSSVIIPKMLAGFLCKGKRISYSGCMTQLFLFCIFVISECYMLAAMAYDRYVAICSPLLYNVIMSPRVCSLLAAAVFSVGFTDAMIHGSCILRLSFCGTNIIRHYFCDLVPLIKLSCSSTSIDELLIFVIGGFNMVATSLTIFISYAFILSSILRINSREGRSKAFSTCSSHLTAVLVFYGSIMFMYLKPTSGSWVTQEKVSSVFYTTVIPMVNPLIYSLRNREVKNALMKLLRRKISS, from the coding sequence ATGGGTGTGAGAAACTGTTCCACAGTGCCCGagttttttctttcaggattAACTGACCAACCAGCCCTTCAGCTGCcccttttctgcctcttcttaGGGATGTACATGGTCACTGTGGTGGGAAACCTTGGCATGACCTCAATTATTGGGTTGACTGATCaactccacacccccatgtactttttcctcagttgtttgtcttttatagATGTCTGCTATTCTTCAGTCATTATCCCCAAAATGCTGGCAGGGTTTCTATGCAAAGGTAAAAGGATCTCCTATTCTGGATGCATGACTCAGctgtttctcttctgtatttttgtCATTTCCGAATGCTACATGCTGGCAGCAATGGCCTATGATCGCTACGTTGCCATCTGTAGCCCACTGCTCTACAACGTCATCATGTCCCCTCGGGTCTGCTCTCTGCTGGCGGCTGCAGTCTTCTCAGTAGGTTTCACCGATGCCATGATTCATGGGAGTTGTATCTTAAGGCTGTCTTTCTGTGGAACAAACATCATTAGACATTATTTCTGTGACCTCGTCCCCCTTATTAAACTCTCCTGTTCCAGCACTTCCATTGATGAGCTTTTGATTTTTGTCATTGGTGGATTTAACATGGTGGCCACCAGCCTGACAATCTTCATTTCTTATGCTTTTATCCTTTCCAGCATCCTCCGCATCAACTCTAGGGAGGGCAGGTCCAAAGCGTTTAGCACCTGCAGCTCCCACCTGACGGCTGTGCTTGTATTTTATGGCTCTATCATGTTCATGTATCTCAAACCCACTTCCGGCAGTTGGGTCACCCAGGAGAAAGTGTCCTCAGTGTTTTACACCACCGTGATTCCCATGGTGAATCCCCTGATATATAGTCTGAGGAACAGGGAAGTGAAAAATGCACTGATGAAActcttaagaagaaaaatatcttcatAA